The following is a genomic window from Candidatus Dormiibacterota bacterium.
CCGACTAGGCTCGGCGCGTTGACGGCTCCGCTGGCGGGGCGTCCGCCCAGCACGCGCACGACGTCGTGAGCAAGCTCGAGCGCAATGCGTTCCAATGCTTCGAACGTCGAGCCGCCCAGATGCGGGGTCGCGATCACGCTCGGATGCGCGAGCAGCGCGGCCGAAGCCGACCCCGGCGGCGGCGGTTCCACAGGAACCACATCGATCGCAACCGCTCGAATGCGCTCGCTTTGCACGGCATCCAACAGGGCCTGCGCTTCGACGACGCCGCCGCGCGAGCAATTGATCAATACCGCATCCGGGCGCAGCAGCGACATCGCTCTGGTATCCATCATGCCGCGCGTCTGCGAGGTGAGCGGAACGTGGAGCGTGACGATGTGCGAGCGCCCCAGCAATTCCTCGAACTCGACTAACTCGACGCCGAGTGCATTCGCGCGCGAGGCCGGAACGAAGGGGTCGAACGCAAGAACGGTCGCGCCGAATGCGTGGGCGCGAACCGCGACGTTGCTGCCGATGCGTCCCAGCCCAACGATTCCCAGCGTCTTGCCGAAGAGTTCGTGGCCGATGAAGGGCTTGCGCTCCCAGTGGCCGGCATGGACGCTTGCATGCGCTTGCGGCGTATGACGCAGGGCCGCGAAGAGCAGCGCAAAGGTTTGTTCGGTCGCGGCGATGGTGTTTGCGCCGGGAGTGTTAACCACGACGATTCCGGCCGCGCTGGCCGCATCGACATCGATCGCATCCACCCCTACGCCGGCTCGTGCGACCACTTCGAGCTGGGGTCCGAAACGTAACAGCTCCGCGTCCACCCGCGTTTCGGAACGAACGATGAGCCCGCGAGCGGTGGCTAGGGCCGCATGGAGGGCCTCGCGCGAAGCGCCGATCATCGAGGTGACCTCGGCGCCGGCGTCTCGTAGCACGGCGATCCCGCGCTCGTCGAACGGCTCGGTGATGATGACGCGCCCTAGTGACGCCGGGGAAGCTGATTCAACCATGGCGGAAGGTTCGCCCGAGGGCTGGCCCGCCCTTGCGTCGTAGCGCAAGGTATGCCCAAGAATGGCGATGCACGCCTCCCGATCCGAAAAATGTACAAACTCTTCATCGACGGCGCGTTCGTTCGCTCGGAGTCGGGGCGTAGCGATCCGTTGTGGGACGGCGAGGATTTCGGTGCGAATATCGCGCGCGCTTCTCGCAAGGACGCGCGCGATGCGGTGGTGGCCGCTCGCTCGGCGCAACCGCGATGGTGGAACACCGCGCCGGGGACGCGTGGATTGGTACTCTACCGGCTGGCGGAGATGATGGAAGCACGCCACGCCGAGTTGGTCGAGCGCGTGCGCGAGGGCATGGAACTCACTCGCGACGAAGCCGAACGCGAAGTGCATGCGTCGATCGATCGCACGATATGGTATGCGGGCTGGTGCGATAAATTCGCAGCCCTGCTCTCGACCCGAAACCCGGTCGGCGGCCCGCACTTGAATTTCTCGACGCCGGAGCCGATGGGCGTTGCCGCCGTGCTTGCGCCCGATCGCCCGTCGCTGCTCGGTTTGATCTCGGTCGTGCTGCCCGCGATCGTGGCCGGAAACGCCGCGATCGTGCTGGCTTCGGAGCGCGACCCGCGAACGGCGATCGCCTTTGCCGAAGCAGTCGCTACCAGCGATCTACCCAACGGCGTGCTGAACATTCTCACCGGATATCGCGACGAAATCGGGCCGACACTCGCGAAACACATGGACGTCAACGCCCTGTTGCTCTCCGGCTCCGATCCGTCGCTGGCCGCATTCGAACGGGATGCCGCCGCAAACGTCAAACGCACGCGGCGCTACCCGGAGCGCTCGCGTGAGGAGTGGTTTTCGGAACGGGCGCAGAGCTTGGATGACATCGCCGCGTTGTGCGAAATCAAAACGATCTGGCATCCGGCGGGCGTCTAGCCATGGACGAAGCGCGCGCGCGTGAAGCCATCGTCCGCTACGGACAGCGCCTCTGGGACCGGCGGCTCGTGACGGGCACCAGCGGCAATATCAGCGTTCTCCTCGACGACGGCGATATCGTCGCGACGCCGTCCGCTCGTTCGCTCGGCGGCCTGGAACCGCGCGAGCTGGTGCGCGTCGATCCGAACGGCACGGCCCGCGATCCCGCGCAGCGCCCAACCAGCGAGCTGCCGCTCCACCTCGCCGCGTATCGAGAGCGGCCGCAGGTGCGTTGCGTCGTGCACACGCACCCGACGTTCTGCGTCGTGTGGTCGCGCACGGGATCGGTCTTTCCGCGCGATACGGTCGGCGCTCGCGAATCGCTCGGGAGCCTGGCATGGACTCCGTTCCGCCCGAACGGTTCGAGCGAACTCGCCGAACTCTGCGCGCTGGAATTCGCGCGCGGCATCGATACGGTCATCATGGAACGTCACGGCCTCTCTTCCATCGCCGAGCATCTCGAGGATGCGTTCATGCAGACGGATCTTGCCGAAGAGGCCGCGCGCATTGCGTACTTCAGCAAGGTCGCCGGGTTTCTCGCATGAGCTTTCGCTTGCCGATGCATCAACGGCTCTCCAACGCGCTGACCTATGGCGAGTTTCGCATCTTCTATCAGCCCGTGATCGATCTGCAGACCGGCCGCATCGTCGGGGCCGAGGCGCTGTGCCGCTGGCCGCAACGCGACGATACGTTTTCGCCGCCCGAGACCTTCATCACGCAAGCCGAGACCTCCGGTTTCATCGTACAATTGGGTGAATGGGTGCTGCGCACCGCCGCGGCGCAAATGAGCGAATGGCACGCACGCTTTGGAGACGACCTGCAGCTTGCGGTGAACCTCTCAGGCCGCCAGTTCTTGCATTACAACCTCCTCAAGTCGATCGAAGAGACGATCCGCGCCAGCAAATTGCATCCTTCGAAGCTGGAGTTCGAAATTACCGAAACCGTCGCGATGCAGAATGCGGAAGATACCATCGGCATTCTGCGCCAACTCAAAACCATCGGGATCGATCTGGCCCTCGACGATTTCGGCACCGGTTACTCTTCGCTCGCCTATTTGAAGCGCTTTCCCATCGACAAACTCAAGATCGACAAAGCGTTCGTTCGCGATATTCCGGATGACGCCAACGACCTCGCCATCGTTTCGGCGATTATCGCCATGGCCCACGCGCTCGGATTGCGCGTACAAGCAGAGGGCGTCGAGACGCAAGCGCAGGCGGACTTTCTGCGCGATTGCGGTTGCGAACTGGCCCAAGGCTACCTTTTCGCGCGCGCGCTCCCGGTAGACGAGTTCGAGGCCCTGCTTTCCAAAGAGCGCCCGGAGCCCAACCTCCAGGCTTAAGTCGCACCCAAAAGGGAACGCTCAAACGAAGCGCAAAACGCCGACGAGCCTCCGCGGAGAGGTGGCAGAGTGGTCGAATGCACTCGCTTGGAAAGCGAGCAGACCTTCACGGGTCTCGGGAGTTCGAATCTCCCCTTCTCCGGGTTTATAAACAACAGCCCCGTCGCAAGGCGGGGCTGTTGTTTTGAGGCTATCCGGCGGGGGCGACGCCGTCGATGTGGGCGAGCCAAAAATCGAACGAAGCGCGGGCTTGCGCTTCCAGCATCGCATCGCCGGGAACCACTTCGCGATCGAGTTGGCGGCTGAGCGTGGCACGCTCGCCGTAGTTCACATCCATCACGATATCCGCCCGAATCACCGCATCCAGGATCTCCGGCGGCAAACGCACTTCGGGCGGTAGGGTGCTGATGACGATTTCCGGCGGATTGGTCGCCGGCCACGGCGACGCATCGAAACGCGCGCAAGCATCTTCCACACGCTCCGGATCGCGGCCCCACACGAACGTGTATGCATCGTTTTCCGAAAACTGCGCGAGGATCGCGCGCGCGGTAGCTCCGTAGCCGAGCACGCCAATCCGGCGAAGCGAGATCGATTCGTCGATCAGGGCTTCAAGCGCCGCGCGTGCGCCGATGCCGTCGGTGTTGTGGCCTAGAATATCGCGGCCGAAAAAGAGCGTGTTCACGGCACCCGCCCGCTCGGCTTCCTCCGTAAGGCTATCGCACGCGCGGAGCGCCGCTTCTTTGAGCGGGTACGTGACGTTGCAACCGGTGTAGTCGTCCATGCGCATGCGGCGTACGACCGAAATCACGTTCGAGAGCGGCACCCGTAACGCCACGTAGCTGCCGTCGATCTCGGCCTCTTTAAGAAAGGCGCGATGGATGGCCGGGCTTCGACTATGATCGACCGGGTCGCCGATGACGGCCAGTTTCATTACGGGCGCCGCCCCGCCAGCATCCACCGCTCGAGCAAGCGAAAGACCCTTGTGATCGGGAAGTCCTTCGCTTCGATCGGCTCGGTGAGGATCGTGTAATGCCCGCAGACCTTGCCGCCCAGGACATCGGTAAAGAGCTGATCGCCCACAACGGCGATCTGTCGACGCGGTAGCGCTAAGAGTCGTTTGGCCCGCAGAAACCCAAACGGTAGCGGCTTGAGCGCGTTCGGAATACAGGGAATGCAGAGCTGCTCCGCTATGCCGGTTACGCGCTGGGTGAAATTATTCGAGAGCATCACCATCCGAAAGCCGCGGTCGTGAGCGCGCTGTACCCAGCGAATGTGGTCCTCTCCCAGCTCGGTTTCGCGAAAGCCCATAAGGGTATTGTCCAGGTCGACGATGATGCCGCGAATACCGGAGTCTTCGAGCTCTTCGTGCGACACATCGGCCAGCCGTGGGGCAAAGCGATCGGGACCTAACATGGCCGCTTCGATTGGGCGGATATCCCCGGTATCCTCGGCATCATCCACATCCCATCCACTTTACCCACAAATGCTCCGCAGATCCGTCCTCAGATTTTTGTCGTTATGGACAGTCTTCCCACAAGGATTTGCGGACGATAACCCCAATATCTTGTGCTAATGAGTCTGGTATGGCACAATAGGTGTCCGCCAGCACGATAAAAGCCTGCGCTTCCAGAGGGCCTTTCCGGCTCGATGGCTTCGGTTCCGGCATCACCGGATCCGAACAGGTGTTCGATTTTCGTCCCCGGAAGTCCCATGCTGCCGCTCTTCTCCGCAACGCAAGCAAGGATCTCACGCTCATGAAGTTTCGCCGCCTCTACTCCGCTCCCGGCGACCCGTATGCGGGCCTGGAGTTCGAGCCTCGCACCTCGCGCATCGTCAATCCCGACGGCTCGGTGATTTTCGAGGCGAAGGACGTCATGGTCCCGACCGGCTGGAGTCAGGTCGCGGTCGACGTGCTCGCGCAGAAATACTGCCGCAAAGCGGGCGTGCCGACGGCGACCGTGCGGGTCGAAGAGCGCGACGTACCCCAATGGCTGTGGCGTTCGGAGCCGGCGGCCGATTCCAAATTCAGCGCGGAGCT
Proteins encoded in this region:
- a CDS encoding hydroxyacid dehydrogenase; translation: MVESASPASLGRVIITEPFDERGIAVLRDAGAEVTSMIGASREALHAALATARGLIVRSETRVDAELLRFGPQLEVVARAGVGVDAIDVDAASAAGIVVVNTPGANTIAATEQTFALLFAALRHTPQAHASVHAGHWERKPFIGHELFGKTLGIVGLGRIGSNVAVRAHAFGATVLAFDPFVPASRANALGVELVEFEELLGRSHIVTLHVPLTSQTRGMMDTRAMSLLRPDAVLINCSRGGVVEAQALLDAVQSERIRAVAIDVVPVEPPPPGSASAALLAHPSVIATPHLGGSTFEALERIALELAHDVVRVLGGRPASGAVNAPSLVG
- a CDS encoding aldehyde dehydrogenase, which codes for MPKNGDARLPIRKMYKLFIDGAFVRSESGRSDPLWDGEDFGANIARASRKDARDAVVAARSAQPRWWNTAPGTRGLVLYRLAEMMEARHAELVERVREGMELTRDEAEREVHASIDRTIWYAGWCDKFAALLSTRNPVGGPHLNFSTPEPMGVAAVLAPDRPSLLGLISVVLPAIVAGNAAIVLASERDPRTAIAFAEAVATSDLPNGVLNILTGYRDEIGPTLAKHMDVNALLLSGSDPSLAAFERDAAANVKRTRRYPERSREEWFSERAQSLDDIAALCEIKTIWHPAGV
- a CDS encoding class II aldolase/adducin family protein — its product is MDEARAREAIVRYGQRLWDRRLVTGTSGNISVLLDDGDIVATPSARSLGGLEPRELVRVDPNGTARDPAQRPTSELPLHLAAYRERPQVRCVVHTHPTFCVVWSRTGSVFPRDTVGARESLGSLAWTPFRPNGSSELAELCALEFARGIDTVIMERHGLSSIAEHLEDAFMQTDLAEEAARIAYFSKVAGFLA
- a CDS encoding EAL domain-containing protein; amino-acid sequence: MSFRLPMHQRLSNALTYGEFRIFYQPVIDLQTGRIVGAEALCRWPQRDDTFSPPETFITQAETSGFIVQLGEWVLRTAAAQMSEWHARFGDDLQLAVNLSGRQFLHYNLLKSIEETIRASKLHPSKLEFEITETVAMQNAEDTIGILRQLKTIGIDLALDDFGTGYSSLAYLKRFPIDKLKIDKAFVRDIPDDANDLAIVSAIIAMAHALGLRVQAEGVETQAQADFLRDCGCELAQGYLFARALPVDEFEALLSKERPEPNLQA
- a CDS encoding YqeG family HAD IIIA-type phosphatase produces the protein MDDAEDTGDIRPIEAAMLGPDRFAPRLADVSHEELEDSGIRGIIVDLDNTLMGFRETELGEDHIRWVQRAHDRGFRMVMLSNNFTQRVTGIAEQLCIPCIPNALKPLPFGFLRAKRLLALPRRQIAVVGDQLFTDVLGGKVCGHYTILTEPIEAKDFPITRVFRLLERWMLAGRRP